The following proteins come from a genomic window of Rissa tridactyla isolate bRisTri1 chromosome 11, bRisTri1.patW.cur.20221130, whole genome shotgun sequence:
- the PRR7 gene encoding proline-rich protein 7, whose product MVMSQGTYTFLTCFAGFWLIWGLIVLLCCFCSYLRRRVKRQQEERLREQSLRALELEPLHYEGYGGSPPGIAIPHRLRLEPHHHHPHHHIPPPRPWSCRHESDLSKPPCYEEALLMAEPPPPYSEVLMDTRGLYRKINAPFLSHERLEKQEQPPSYKPLFLDAGYGSALHLPRSASPGPACPDLYLQAECSPRMFPSWTDSELSSRDTYEPGPWHLPVSMPLFGRTTAV is encoded by the exons ATGGTGATGTCCCAGGGCACCTACACCTTCCTCACCTGCTTCGCGGGCTTCTGGCTCatctgggggctcatcgtgctgctgtgctgcttctgcagctacCTGCGGCGGCGGGTGaagcggcagcaggaggagcggCTGCGGGAGCAGAGCCTGCGCGCGCTGGAGCTGGAGCCGCTGCACTATGAGGGTTAcgggggcagcccccccggcatCGCCATTCCCCACCGCCTCCGCCTTGAGCCCCACCATCATCACCCCCACCACCACAtcccgcccccccggccctggaGCTGCCGGCACG AGTCGGACCTGTCGAAGCCGCCGTGCTACGAGGAAGCGCTGCTGATGGCGGAGCCCCCCCCGCCATACAGCGAGGTGCTGATGGACACGCGGGGGCTCTACCGCAAAATCAACGCCCCCTTCCTGAGCCACGAGCggctggagaagcaggagcagccccccAGCTACAAACCCCTTTTCCTGGACGCCGGCTACGGTTCGGCGCTGCACCTGCCCCGCTCggccagccccggccctgcctgcccGGACCTCTACCTGCAGGCAGAGTGCTCCCCCCGCATGTTTCCCAGCTGGACGGACTCGGAGCTCAGCAGCAGGGACACCTACGAGCCGGGACCCTGGCACCTCCCGGTCTCCATGCCCCTCTTCGGCAGGACTACCGCTGTCTAA
- the DBN1 gene encoding LOW QUALITY PROTEIN: drebrin (The sequence of the model RefSeq protein was modified relative to this genomic sequence to represent the inferred CDS: deleted 1 base in 1 codon) → MAGVGFAAHRLELLASYQDVIGEDSPTDWALYTYEDGSDDLKLAASGGGGLLELSGHFEIQKVMYGFCSVKDPQAVLPKYVLVNWVGEDVPDARKCACASHVAKIAEFFQGVDVIVNASSVEDIDPGAIGQRLSNGLARVSSPVLHRLRLREDENAEPVGTTYQKTDATVEMKRLNREQFWEQAKKEEELRKEEERKKALDARLRFEQERMEQERLEQEERERRYREREEQIEEHRRKQQSMEAEEARQRLKEQSIFGDQQEEDDRQQLRKSESEVEEAAAIIAQRPDNPRDFFKQQERVASGSSDAVSPGSHRTGSQSDAYRKASAAGCSPCEPSPAATPLGEPGTRASAHETPATPKDSPSPSTQETGPAAPEQHWPFPGPEDKATKPPGDEPDPRPAWTAGGDALGDLVTLEPTAEPSPLPAAAEPQPGEAPNAESLIDLWQSDGATPPAAWPLPATPRPEGPPATLPDEGPLLSLDELPEPPATFCDAEQEEEEEEEEEAAGTGDPQTRGLGCQRAPQEDAQGRETPPITNGEMAPKDGTPGRGEQASEGYFSQSQEEEVPPPEELSAKAPQPVFYNKPPEIDITCWDADPLPEEEESFGGGL, encoded by the exons ATGGCTGGCGTCGGCTTCGCGGCGCACCGCCTGGAGCTGCTCGCCTCCTACCAGGACGTGATCGGCGAGGACAGCCCCACCGACTG GGCCCTCTACACGTACGAGGATGGCTCCGATGACCTGAAACTGGCAGCGTCGGGAG GTGGAGGTTTGCTGGAGCTCTCCGGCCACTTTGAGATCCAGAAGGTGATGTATGGCTTCTGCAGCGTCAAGGACCCCCAGGCCGTGCTCCCCAAATATGTCCTCGTCAATTGG GTGGGCGAGGATGTGCCAGACGCCCGCAAGTGTGCCTGCGCCAGCCACGTGGCCAAGATCGCCGAGTTCTTCCag GGCGTGGATGTCATCGTCAACGCCAGCAGCGTGGAGGACATCGACCCAGGGGCCATCGGGCAGCGGCTCTCCAACGGGCTGGCCCGCGTCTCCAGCCCAGTGCTGCACCgcctgcggctgcgggaggacgAGAACGCCGAGCCCGTG GGCACCACTTACCAGAAAACTGACGCCACCGTGGAGATGAAGCGGCTCAACCGGGAGCAGTTCTGGGAACAAGCCAAG AAAGAGGAGGAATTGCGTAAAGAGGAGGAGCGGAAAAAGGCCCTGGACGCCCGGCTGCGGTTCGAGCAGGAGCGGatggagcaggagcggctggagcaggaggagcgggAGCGGCGTTACCGGGAGCGGGAGGAGCAGATCGAGGAGCACAG GCGGAAGCAGCAGAGCATGGAGGCGGAGGAGGCCCGGCAGCGCCTGAAGGAGCAGTCCATCTTT GGGGACCAGCAAGAAGAGGACGACAGGCAGCAGCTCAGGAAATCGGAGTCAGAGGTGGAG GAGGCTGCTGCCATCATCGCTCAGCGGCCCGACAACCCCCGGGACTTCTTCAAGCAGCAGGAGCGGGTGGCATCGGGCAGCAGCGACGCCGTCTCGCCAGGCAGCCACAGgacag GCAGCCAGTCGGACGCCTACCGCAAGGCCTCGGCTgcgggctgcagcccctgcgagcCCAGCCCGGCCGCCACGCCGCTGGGCGAGCCGGGCACCCGCGCCTCGGCCCACGAGACGCCGGCAACGCCCAAAG actcccccagccccagcacccaggAGACCGGGCCAGCCGCCCCTGAGCAGCACTGGCCCTTCCCGGGCCCCGAGGACAAGGCTACCAAGCCCCCTGGGGACGAGCCCGACCCCAGGCCGGCGTGGACAGCGGGGGGTGATGCCCTGGGGGACCTGGTGACCCTGGAGCCCACTGCCGAGCCCTCCCCACTACCCGCGGCCGCCgagccccagcctggggaggCCCCCAACGCCGAGAGCCTCATCGACCTGTGGCAGAGCGACGGGGCGACCCCCCctgctgcctggcccctgcccGCCACCCCCCGT CCCGAGGGTCCCCCGGCCACGCTGCCCGACGAGGGGCCCCTGCTGAGCCTGGATGAGCTGCCCGAGCCCCCCGCCACCTTCTGCGAcgcggagcaggaggaggaggaggaggaggaggaggaggcagccggCACAGGGGACCCCCAGACCCGGGGGCTCGGCTGCCAGCGTGCCCCCCAGGAGGACGCCCAGGGCCGGGAGACCCCCCCCATCACCAACGGGGAGATGGCCCCCAAGGATGGGACGCCGGGTCGTGGGGAGCAG GCCAGCGAGGGCTACTTCAGCCagtcccaggaggaggaggtgcccCCCCCCGAGGAGCTGTCGGCCAAAGCCCCCCAGCCTGTCTTCTACAACAAGCCCCCAG AGATCGACATAACGTGCTGGGACGCGGACCCCCtgcccgaggaggaggagagcttcGGGGGGGGCCTGTAA